The Streptomyces hundungensis genome contains the following window.
CGCAGCAGGCAGGTCAGCCGGGCCGTGCAGACCCGCTTGTCCTGCTCGTCGGTGATGACGACCTCGTACGTCGCCGTGGAGCGGCCCCGGTGCACGGGGGTGGCGACGCCGGTGACCAGGCCGCTGCGCACCCCCCGGTGGTGGGTGCAGTTCAGGTCGACCCCGACAGCGATCTTGGTGCTGCCGCCGTGCAGCATGGAGCCGACCGAGCCGAGCGTCTCGGCGAGCACCGCGGAGGCCCCGCCGTGCAGCAGCCCGTACGGCTGGGTGTTGCCCTCGACGGGCATGGTGCCCACGACCTTGTCCGCCGAGGCCTCGATGATCTGCACCCCCATGCGGGTGCCCAGATGGCCGGCGGAGAACATGGCGGGCAGGTCGACGCCGAGGGCCGCGTACTCATCGAGGACTTCCTGCGGAAACTTCACGCTGCGCTGCTCGCCCATGGGCTCCGGCTCCGTTCATCTGCGCTCGCACTGCTGTGTCCGCACCGTCATACCAGATGCCTGAGCAAACGCTTAGGACTCAGCTCTCATTCCCGGCCCCCGCCCCCTGGCGCGGGCCCTCGAAGCGGACCACCACCGACTTGCTGGCCGGGGTGTTGCTGACGTCGGCCGTCGCACCCAGCGGCACCAGGACATTGGTCTCCGGGTAGTAGGCGGCCGCGCAGCCGCGCGCGGTCGGATAGTGCACGACGCGGAAGCCCGGCGCGCGACGCTCCACGCCGTCCTTCCACTCGCTGACCAGATCGGTGTACGAGCCGTCGGCCAGGCCCAGTTGGCGGGCGTCCTCGGGGTTGACCAGGACGACACGGCGCCCGCCCTTGATGCCGCGGTAGCGGTCGTCGAGGCCGTAGATGGTGGTGTTGTACTGGTCGTGCGAGCGCAGCGTCTGGAGCAGCAGCCGGCCCTCGGGGAGCTCGGGGACCTCCACGGGCGCGGCCGTGAAGTTGGCCTTCCCGGTCGCGGTGGGGAAGCGGCGCTCGTCGCGCGGGGCGTGGGCCAGCTGGAAGCCGCCGGG
Protein-coding sequences here:
- a CDS encoding PaaI family thioesterase, whose amino-acid sequence is MGEQRSVKFPQEVLDEYAALGVDLPAMFSAGHLGTRMGVQIIEASADKVVGTMPVEGNTQPYGLLHGGASAVLAETLGSVGSMLHGGSTKIAVGVDLNCTHHRGVRSGLVTGVATPVHRGRSTATYEVVITDEQDKRVCTARLTCLLRDAQGLAG